Proteins encoded together in one Telopea speciosissima isolate NSW1024214 ecotype Mountain lineage chromosome 6, Tspe_v1, whole genome shotgun sequence window:
- the LOC122665253 gene encoding protein MAK16 homolog A isoform X1, whose translation MQHDEVIWQVIRHNHCSFMAKLTTGNFCRNPYNVTGICNRSSCPLANSRYATIRDHDGIFYLYMKTIERAHKPNDLWERVKLPRNYEKALEIIDKHLIYWPKFLVHKTKQRLTKMTQMRIRMRKLALKTREKIMTTPRKEKKRESRREEKAEKAAVLDKSIEKELLERLKKGVYGDIYNYPVKEYNKVLDMEGLQAASDEEEEMEPEIEYVEGYDELEEEEDMEDFGGPVIDESLKADGYGGMDEDDEDDEDMDTIHRKRRGLGSAKLEKDEMGRKLKKKARVLVEVEHEDTNERQKVVQ comes from the exons ATGCAGCACGATGAGGTTATTTGGCAAGTCATCAGACACAATCACTGCAGTTTCATGGCAAA ACTCACAACGGGGAACTTCTGTCGCAACCCGTATAACGTGACTGGTATTTGCAATCGAAGCTCTTGCCCACTTGCCAACAGTCGATACGCCACCATCCGAGACCATGATG ggattttttatttgtatatGAAAACTATAGAAAGGGCTCATAAGCCTAATGATTTATGGGAAAGAGTAAAGTTGCCCAGAAATTATGAGAAGGCACTTGAAATCATTGACAAGCATCTG ATTTATTGGCCTAAGTTTCTGGTACACAAAACAAAACAGCGTCTCACCAAAATGACTCAAATGCGGATACGCATGAGGAAGCTTGCATTGAAAACGAG GGAAAAGATCATGACAAcaccgagaaaagagaaaaagagagagtcTAGGCGAGAAGAAAAAGCTGAAAAGGCTGCGGTTTTGGATAAG AGTATTGAGAAAGAGTTGTTAGAGCGTCTTAAGAAGGGAGTTTATGGTGACATATACAATTATCCTGTTAAAGAATACAATAAAGTTCTTGATATGGAAGGACTACAGGCTGCTAGTGACGAAGAAGAGGAGATG GAACCAGAAATAGAATATGTTGAAGGCTATGATGAActtgaggaggaagaagatatgGAAGATTTTGGTGGTCCTGTGATTGATGAGTCTCTCAAGGCTGATGGCTATG GTGGCAtggatgaagatgatgaagatgatgaagatatGGATACAATTCATCGAAAAAGAAGAGGCTTGGGTTCAGCGAAGCTTGAGAAAGATGAAATGggtagaaaattgaaaaagaaggCTAGGGTACTTGTTGAG GTTGAGCATGAAGATACCAATGAAAGACAGAAGGTGGTTCAGTGA
- the LOC122665253 gene encoding protein MAK16 homolog A isoform X2 translates to MQHDEVIWQVIRHNHCSFMAKLTTGNFCRNPYNVTGICNRSSCPLANSRYATIRDHDGIFYLYMKTIERAHKPNDLWERVKLPRNYEKALEIIDKHLVYWPKFLVHKTKQRLTKMTQMRIRMRKLALKTREKIMTTPRKEKKRESRREEKAEKAAVLDKSIEKELLERLKKGVYGDIYNYPVKEYNKVLDMEGLQAASDEEEEMEPEIEYVEGYDELEEEEDMEDFGGPVIDESLKADGYGGMDEDDEDDEDMDTIHRKRRGLGSAKLEKDEMGRKLKKKARVLVEVEHEDTNERQKVVQ, encoded by the exons ATGCAGCACGATGAGGTTATTTGGCAAGTCATCAGACACAATCACTGCAGTTTCATGGCAAA ACTCACAACGGGGAACTTCTGTCGCAACCCGTATAACGTGACTGGTATTTGCAATCGAAGCTCTTGCCCACTTGCCAACAGTCGATACGCCACCATCCGAGACCATGATG ggattttttatttgtatatGAAAACTATAGAAAGGGCTCATAAGCCTAATGATTTATGGGAAAGAGTAAAGTTGCCCAGAAATTATGAGAAGGCACTTGAAATCATTGACAAGCATCTGGTA TATTGGCCTAAGTTTCTGGTACACAAAACAAAACAGCGTCTCACCAAAATGACTCAAATGCGGATACGCATGAGGAAGCTTGCATTGAAAACGAG GGAAAAGATCATGACAAcaccgagaaaagagaaaaagagagagtcTAGGCGAGAAGAAAAAGCTGAAAAGGCTGCGGTTTTGGATAAG AGTATTGAGAAAGAGTTGTTAGAGCGTCTTAAGAAGGGAGTTTATGGTGACATATACAATTATCCTGTTAAAGAATACAATAAAGTTCTTGATATGGAAGGACTACAGGCTGCTAGTGACGAAGAAGAGGAGATG GAACCAGAAATAGAATATGTTGAAGGCTATGATGAActtgaggaggaagaagatatgGAAGATTTTGGTGGTCCTGTGATTGATGAGTCTCTCAAGGCTGATGGCTATG GTGGCAtggatgaagatgatgaagatgatgaagatatGGATACAATTCATCGAAAAAGAAGAGGCTTGGGTTCAGCGAAGCTTGAGAAAGATGAAATGggtagaaaattgaaaaagaaggCTAGGGTACTTGTTGAG GTTGAGCATGAAGATACCAATGAAAGACAGAAGGTGGTTCAGTGA
- the LOC122664825 gene encoding signal recognition particle 54 kDa protein 2, with amino-acid sequence MVLAELGGSISRALQQMSNATIIDEKVLNECLNEITRALLQSDVQFKLVRDMQTNIKKIVNLDDLAAGHNKRKIIQQAIFNELCKMLDPGKPSFTPKKGKASIIMFVGLQGSGKTTTCTKYAYYHQKKGWKPALVCADTFRAGAFDQLKQNATKAKTPFYGSYMESDPVKIAAEGVERFKKENCDLIIVDTSGRHKQEAALFEEMRQVSEATKPDLVIFVMDSSIGQAAFDQAQAFKQSVSVGAVIVTKMDGHAKGGGALSAVAATKSPVIFIGTGEHMDEFEVFDVKPFVSRLLGMGDWSGFMDKIHEVVPMDQQPELLQKLSEGNFTLRIMYEQFQNILKMGPIGQVFSMLPGFSAELMPKGREKESQAKIKRYMTMMDSMTNDELDSSNPKLMNESRIMRIARGAGRPVREVMDMLEEYKRLAKIWSKMKGLKIPKKGDMSALSRNMNAQHMSKVLPPQMLKQIGGMGGLQNLMKQMGSSKDMMGMFGGDK; translated from the exons ATGGTGTTAGCAGAGCTAGGGGGGAGCATTTCCCGTGCTCTCCAGCAGATGAGCAATGCCACCATCATCGACGAGAAGGTACTCAACGAATGCCTCAATGAGATCACCCGAGCGCTTCTACAGTCCGATGTGCAATTCAAACTAGTCCGAGACATGCAGACTAATATTAAGAAGATCGTAAACCTTGATGATTTGGCTGCCGGACACAATAAGCGCAAGATCATTCAACAA GCCATATTCAATGAGCTATGCAAAATGTTGGACCCAGGGAAGCCTTCTTTTACTCCAAAAAAGGGGAAAGCAAGCATTATCATGTTTGTTGGTTTACAGG GTTCTGGGAAGACCACAACTTGTACAAAGTATGCATATTATCATCAAAAGAAGGGCTGGAAACCTGCTCTAGTTTGTGCAGATACATTCAGGGCTGGTGCTTTTGACCAGTTGAAGCAGAACGCAACTAAAGCTAAGACCCCTTTTTATGGAAG TTATATGGAATCAGATCCTGTGAAAATTGCAGCAGAAGGTGTAGAAAGGTTTAAGAAGGAAAATTGTGACCTCATCATTGTAGACACAAGTGGGCGTCACAAACAGGAAGCTGCTCTCTTTGAAGAAATGCGTCAAGTGTCTGAAGCAACG AAACCCGATCTGGTTATATTTGTTATGGATAGTAGTATTGGTCAGGCTGCATTTGATCAAGCTCAAGCATTTAAACAAAGTGTGTCAGTTGGGGCTGTTATTGTTACCAAAATGGATGGTCATGCAAAAGGAGGAGGTGCTCTTAGTGC CGTTGCAGCCACAAAGAGTCCTGTCATATTTATTGGAACTGGAGAACACATGGATGAGTTTGAAGTTTTTGATGTTAAGCCATTTGTCAGCCGCCTTTTAG GTATGGGTGATTGGTCGGGTTTCATGGACAAAATTCATGAAGTTGTGCCTATGGATCAACAGCCTGAGCTTCTGCAGAAGCTTTCTGAAGGGAATTTTACTTTGCGCATCATGTATGAGCAATTCCAGAACATACTCAAAATGGGTCCTATTGGCCAG GTTTTCTCGATGCTCCCGGGATTTAGTGCTGAGCTAATGCCCAAGGGTCGCGAAAAAGAGAGTCAGGCAAAGATCAAACGTTACATGACTATGATGGATTCCATGACCAATGACG AGTTGGATAGTTCGAACCCAAAGCTTATGAACGAGTCTCGGATCATGCGGATAGCACGGGGTGCTGGTCGTCCTGTTAGAGAAGTTATGGATATGTTGGAAGAATATAAACGTCTTGCCAAGATCTGGAGCAAAATGAAGGGGCTCAAGATTCCAAAGAAGGGTGACATGAGTGCATTATCTCGAAATATGAATGCGCAACACATGAGCAAAGTCCTTCCACCACAAATGCTTAAGCAAATTGGTGGCATGGGTGGCCTACAAAACCTGATGAAGCAAATGGGTTCTTCAAAAGATATGATGGGGATGTTTGGAGGGGACAAGTAG